One genomic window of Leptospira harrisiae includes the following:
- a CDS encoding acyltransferase family protein → MEWELLGIILTGLAALYIWVFQIPYSLPHPLASNEGRESRFDVLRGFAMIGIVIIHIHSYFQFFHPNDSVVIRTTLFFSNLSRFSVPLFILTSAIFLRKKTGYWTSKVKNLLLPYTLASIAGYLIKYHNYNILEFLQFYSLGKVFAPYYFVPLLLQFYIFYYVFEKILTNRAISKPVLIVSILLNLSSNLGFFDSILPKEYHSISIFNYIFFFVLGIQLGFSHEQKNKAKAEVSLLLGILTLVFLFLLTLFSGVYFSDFKNHHMVYPIFFFLLIWELIPKFNKTFSNWISFVGNQSLFIFLLHPFVIHTMHSIDPYALGGPFIGYIVTLVLNVGIPILTAIIIQKGKFLSRSLRSGVPG, encoded by the coding sequence ATGGAATGGGAATTACTAGGGATCATACTAACAGGACTCGCTGCTTTGTACATTTGGGTTTTCCAAATCCCCTACTCTCTTCCACATCCACTTGCTTCCAACGAAGGAAGAGAAAGTCGATTCGATGTCCTACGAGGATTTGCGATGATTGGAATTGTAATCATCCATATTCATTCATACTTTCAGTTTTTTCATCCTAATGATTCAGTTGTCATTAGAACTACTTTGTTTTTTTCCAATTTATCTCGATTTTCAGTTCCATTATTTATATTAACCTCAGCCATCTTTTTAAGAAAAAAAACCGGTTATTGGACTTCAAAAGTTAAAAACCTTCTCCTTCCCTATACTTTGGCCTCAATTGCAGGTTATCTCATAAAATATCATAACTATAATATCTTAGAATTTTTACAATTTTATAGTTTGGGAAAAGTATTTGCGCCTTACTACTTTGTCCCGCTATTACTTCAATTTTATATTTTTTATTATGTTTTTGAAAAAATTCTAACAAACCGAGCGATCTCTAAACCTGTATTAATTGTTTCAATTTTGCTAAATTTATCATCCAATTTGGGGTTCTTTGACTCTATCTTACCAAAAGAATACCACTCGATCTCAATCTTTAATTATATTTTCTTCTTTGTTTTAGGAATTCAGTTAGGATTTTCACATGAGCAAAAAAATAAAGCAAAAGCAGAAGTTTCGCTTCTTTTGGGAATACTTACTTTAGTATTTCTCTTTTTGCTGACTTTGTTTAGTGGTGTTTATTTTTCAGATTTTAAAAACCACCATATGGTTTATCCAATATTTTTCTTTTTGTTAATTTGGGAGCTCATTCCCAAATTTAACAAAACCTTTTCTAATTGGATTAGTTTTGTGGGAAACCAAAGTTTATTTATCTTTTTATTGCACCCTTTTGTCATCCATACAATGCATAGTATAGATCCTTATGCACTTGGAGGGCCATTTATAGGTTATATCGTAACTTTGGTTTTAAATGTTGGTATTCCAATTTTAACAGCTATTATAATCCAAAAGGGTAAGTTTTTAAGTCGATCACTCCGCTCTGGCGTACCTGGTTAA
- a CDS encoding Crp/Fnr family transcriptional regulator, translating into MSKLNIPPNQRIFKEGELNNAMYIILQGNVEIFFTVNNSQTRLALMKPGDFFGEMALFSSNPRSATARTITNCEVAVIESKQQLENFLVKNPKFAAKMVSIMADRLARTNELLISSMEKSVAKKIEFSTDVGKEHQIGISDVQDVE; encoded by the coding sequence ATGAGCAAACTCAACATCCCACCAAATCAGAGAATCTTCAAAGAAGGGGAACTGAATAATGCGATGTACATCATCCTTCAAGGGAACGTTGAGATTTTTTTTACAGTGAACAATAGCCAAACTCGATTGGCACTCATGAAACCAGGAGATTTTTTTGGTGAAATGGCATTGTTTAGTTCCAATCCGAGAAGTGCCACAGCAAGAACTATCACGAACTGTGAAGTTGCTGTGATTGAAAGTAAACAACAGCTTGAAAACTTCCTTGTTAAAAATCCAAAGTTCGCTGCGAAAATGGTTTCGATAATGGCAGATCGTTTGGCACGTACTAATGAGTTACTCATTAGTAGTATGGAAAAATCAGTCGCTAAGAAAATTGAATTTAGTACAGATGTTGGAAAGGAACATCAAATTGGAATTAGTGATGTTCAAGATGTAGAATGA